The genomic segment ACTCTTTTGATCGGCAAGAATCACAGTAATGCTTTGAGTTCCTTTACTGCAGGGCCATTTCTGATTAATGTGTCCCTGGTCTGAGAGGTCATTGGTGCCTGACCCATCAGTATCAGCACACATCCTTAAAAATGACGTGTAGATCCTTATATTACAAAGCAGGTAACTAAACGTGCAAgcgaaaaacattttaaaaagtataaaagcacCCCCCACCCCTCAAAACAACAATGTAACAAAGTAAAGCATCCAAGTGATGTTATAACTATGCATTAGGGACAATATATtcaagtatttacatttaaagcaGTGGTGCAGGAAAAACTGAAATTATTTCGGTAGTATTGTACAAAAAGTAACAACTGTGTCATTTGGATCTTCTTCCCTCAGGTCTTTTTAAGACGCTCTGAAAAGTTCTTCTGGATTTTCTTCATATTGTTGATTTATTCTTTAGATTATGGCATCATGTTCCTCGCTAGAAAAGAAACAACAATTTATATAAATACCGTTTTtagcttccaacaaacaaacaaacaatctacAATGTGTTTATGAGCATTATCATTTACTAGATGGGGCAACGACTTGAGTGTGAAGGTAAGATTTGGAGTTCCTCCTCCAAAGGCACAGACACTTGAGATTGATATGCCGAGGTATGGTTGATGGGACACCACTGTAGAGGTGGCGGACTCAAAACTAGAcaaatgtgtgtttaaatgtggtttaaatatttcaaaaaaaaaaaaaaaagccataaatGGTACATGATTGTTACAAGCTAAATGGTAAGCACTGCTAACCAAAATACATTTGATATAATAAGTAATATATGATAGAataaccatgttttaaaatacgtGCTTCAAAATACATGAacacatttgtttatatttttataagcAGGACATATATCATTTAAGAGCAcctgcaaaaaaacaacagcattttGGTTGTTTCGGAGCGACTGAATTATTTTCATACAAGGGAGGAAACCGCATGCATTCCAGGTTCcacaacacaataaacacacacacacatacaatgcaTCCTGTAAGCATGTACGACAATAGATGAGAACCTCCATGGTTTTGTGCACATGTGTGCATCATTAAACTAAACTCATATAAATAAAGTAATCCTTACATGGTTCTGTATTGCACTTCTCGTTTTACACAAGAGAACTTGTATCCCATGAACAGAATGGCCGTCATACCCAGGGTCAGTAACATGCCACCTATGAAACTGCCTGCGTCGAACCTGGAGCCAGTGCGTGGACTAGCTGTGGTGCCTAAATGGAGAGAAAGATATGAATGAAGTGAGACTGTCATCAAGtcttcaaatgaaaataaaaatgacctttTTTGTTGGGTTGTTACATTTGGATGATATTTTGTATAGCGATCAATTCATACATCATATGACACGGTATAAACAGCTTCTATAGGCACAGCAACCTATAAAGAAGTTACAGGATTCATTTGAATCAAATACAGGGGCTGGACAAACAACTCAAAATGGCTTTCATATATAGCATCAATCAAAATTGGTATTCTCACTATCTCTCTCACTGTAATGGCCGTCAGCCAATCAGCAACCTCATAGAGTACCATGGACACCTCTACAAAACAGCTACAACCCCatcaaataaattaaatctgCCCCAATAAAGGTCAGAAGCGATGGTTCTTCCTGATCAATAAAGGTTGGTTTTCAAGTTCGGATGTGATATTTTGGGGGACAGCCAGCCCAATGAGGTTTGGCTATTTATTTTGTCAAGACCACAGCAGATCAATGAAAAAGAGCATTCCTGAGCAGCTGTTTTCTATTGAGAATTCAGGTATGCAAATTTAACACAGCATCTTTTCCTACTTTCACACAGAAGATTTGTAAACCTTTCTTCGGAATGGAaaattaaaacatacagtatataaaattgttttcatgtatgttttgtttaatttttgcgTTAATTAGCtattgttataataaactttgtgTCAACAAGCTAAGCAGTTGTATGTTTCTATGTGCaaagctattaatttaatttgaaagcactattgttttaaaaaatattatacttACAAAAAGACTGTCACACTTCCAgtaatgttaaataataaaaataattggtggtccactatgaaaggcactatataaaataaagattgattgattgaataataataataataataataataataataataataataataataataaattaacaggACGTACTTGCAGAGGCAGCAGAAGTCTTTGCAGGGTTTGTAGTATTGGTTGGTGGCACAACTGTTGTATTACTTGGTGTATGTGGAGTGGTTCCAtctattacaaaaaaatgataaaGATATGTTTAAATTCAGTGAGTAAGCCATCCCTAAGATTACTTAATAACAGTTTTGTAGTTCTGCTTTATCCATGCTGATGATAAGAAGTAATTCTTATTATCCGGCATCTAAGTCAAATgcagtcagtttttattgaagttacagtaactctgaaatcaaatttcaattacattaCAATGAAAactattataaatgtaaaagtactgtgcattttattgaaaatacagttgtaagtgaacttttaaaaagtatacattgcaaatgaagtgcacttgaaatctgcataTCCCAGCTGCTGTGTTAATTTCTCAGCATTGTGTCTCGCTCATAGCAGTCCCAGATACAggcacattctgatcacaggcatttatAAACCATAAAAGCGaggcgtcctcaacatcagggaATTGGGCAAATCGGAAAAGCcgacgacttgcatccagtttGTTGTTTTTAGGCCTGTATTAATGTACCCAGGTCAGAATGGCTGACAAAGTCTTCGCAGGAATGCTGAAAtctggagcatctttctttttcttgtatggtggtgcactatccaccactttcaacacctccacttttgtctgcaaggataatgcacGTTTTTTGGGCTGGTCATTCAGTTCAGtccttcatggaaatggcatggATGCGTGAGCATCATGGCAACTTGAAAACTGTGTCTACTGGACACTCAAGATGCATCATAGGATCattagtcccaaaacagcactaaaatccAGATGCACTtgtctggatgcaagttaatacatttcccactATCCGAGGGGGCGAGGGGGGCACCAACATAATTCGCACAAAACAGAAAATTCATATTCAGTGAATTCATAttataagcaatttaaaataagcGAGTGTAAATTTGCCTGGGACCATGTAGTAAATTCATAGtatcagaaaatgtgttttatccgAGTTAGCTTTTAATGAGAGCTGACTAGTGATTTGTCACTTTATTTGATTGTATTACATACAGAAGAAGATCCATTGCTGAAAGCTAGGAGAGAACACGATTCCATTATTCCCTTCACCTTCCCTTGAGGAGGTAAACTGCTCAGTATGACTTTGTACATCTTTAACCAGCTACAGCAGAACCTTTTCATTTATCTGAACAGTTTAttaactcctgcaaataaaagctcctttttattttttacatacattagaAAAGGTCCAGTATCACGGCTGAAGGACAGTCGCTCATCGTTTTGTTCCATGTTCAGCAACAGGTTTTCcaacttctttttaaaaaaacatacaaactaaATCTGTATGCAATTCCCCATTTGTATGCTTTAAACAACTACACTAAAAACTAGGATTTTAAAGTGAAATCTGCTTGAGGAACAGCAAAAATGAACCTCTACCCTGTACCCTGGAATTTGAAAGTTCCATTCAGCCTTATGATAATTTCAGTTTTACTAGTTAAAATCTAATGTACAGTATGGACCTTAGAAATAACTTGCCAATTTGTTTTGCAACTCTCCATTTTGTTAAGCACTGTAGATCGTTTATTGGTAGATTTTAGCACTTTGCTATAAATAATTgctaccataaaaaaaaaaaaaagcgctattAGCCATCATGTCATTTAATTAGTTTACTTCTGTCTGAGTGCCAAATGTATTTCTAAAGACAGTCACATTGCAATAGCAGGCATTGTCTAACCTTTGTAGGAAAAAGATGCCAGTAAGCCTGTTGTAATAGGATTAATACAATCCTGTTATCCCGTTGTCCTTCAGCTGATCACACTTTGTTTGCAGTGTAATTCTCCTGATTCAGTACGTGCAGATGGCacaatttattaaaaacagacgTTAAAATTACCCTGAACATTTAAAAGGACATTTCACATTTGTTCAAGAaattgtttgctgcatttaccaGATACATCAGGATACACTGAAAAATGTAACGCTGGGGTATGCTGCTAAAGCTTCCAGCAGCCCCATTATACAGTACCTTGATTAGCAGGGGGTTACCGACTTTAACACAGAATGCAGTTCAGGCACTGTGTTGTCATTCACACATTTGCTGATTGACTTATTTTATGCATTATTGTTTTATGCCTGtgataaagtttgatattcataatATTGTTCAAGAATGTTGTAAAATAAATTTAACAGGTGAACAAGTGGCGTTTTATGAGTAATGATTTGAAGAATagtactactgctactactaatacCAATGTATTTTCATCTTGCATGAAGCGAGTCATTGTTACAGTATGTGAGATTGTGCatagcacaaaaaaacaataaacaagagGCTTTGGGAATCAGCCTGAACGGTTTGCAGCATGGTGCAGGAAACAAAACTGCTGATATAAGATGATTATTTAAAACCACCAGGCCTGCTCAGCTAATTAAAACACTAGGTATTGTGTTAACTGTCTTCTCAATCAATAACTGGTCATAAATTCAAAGCAGCATGTGCTGTATTAAGTACATTTCAGCTAATGTCGTCATCAgataaatactgtttttaaatggGGAGAGATGAAAGTAAAATCCTCATTGACCATCCATAACTAATCCTTTAGTGTCTATTCACATTTCTAAAGAATCTGTAAATGTTCTCAACAGAAAATATCTTAAAAACTTGATAGAGCAACAGTACACATTGCGTGCATAACAATATGCTTGCATGTTAGTGCACGAGCCTGGAGTTGATATGACTTTGAACAAGCGTGCTAGTAACATAAACCCCCTGCCACAGCTTTAAATGCATAGTATCAGTATCATGAAACAGAAGATCAGCATGACCTACAACTGTAAGTGTGACACACAGTACATACACTGTACAGTAGATGAAGAAATGAACAGTCATATATCCCCATATTATGATACAGTATTCCAAATAACTTCTGAAGAATGTCAATCAGATTTTATCACAATTGGAGAAGCAGTGCTATTCAGTACCGTATGATCTAAACAAGTAATTCAAGACACACAGAGGTGTATCTAGGACTATCCTCATtcagatactctcaataacttggaCTAAGCCCTTCTTTAGATACAAAAACAGACTAAAAAGAGCATTGACAATAGTGTATGCATGTAGCTGGCTAATACCTTTGATAGCCTACCCCTCCATTTGGTGTTTAGTCTTTGTGGTTTTCTACATCACTGACTGAGACAGGAAGACGCTACTTCCACTGCATGTGCTGGACCTTCTCCACGtcacattttaataaaagtattttaaactaGCTCCAAATAATTTTGACCTGGGTCAAAGAAACCTTCCTGTTTTTTTTGCAGttctattttcaaaataaaaaccaaGAAGGACACTTTGGTAAACGAACATAAGTATGCAGAAGAAGTTTGTGATAAAAATGTTCTTGAGCATACAAAACTAGCAGAAGCAGAAGAAAGGTTGTAGCCTTGACAAAATTCAGGAGGAGCAAAGGCTAATAAAAGCTGTAGTACGACATTAACTTGAGCACTGAAATTTGTTGACCTTTTTATCTCCCTGACTTGTTGCCAATTGTGCGAGATCAACACcaagataaatatatattttaataaatgacttACTGAACAAATACACAAGCTCTGGCAGCCCTAAGTGCACCACTCTACTACATTCGAAGCTCTAATTTTGCCGTCCAAAGaaaattgcattacatttttttctctgaAGTTAAACTTTTGATAAATGAGGCCTGGGTTAACAGTTATATCCTGTAGCTCTGCAAAACATCTCTGCTTCATAAACGGACAATCCTAACAAAAGCTGTAGCGTTCACTACGGTCagcatttttaattattgttatgcAATATGTCCTAGTTTACAGTATTGGGTTTCAACTGGCATTATTTCACAATGTTTTTCTGGTGCTTCATGGTCCTTCAAAATAATTGTTTTGTAAAGATAATAcccaaaacaaaagaaagaaaaatggaaaTACTGAACAAGTTCAAACAGAATCAATATAAAACTATACTCACTGGCAGTTGTGTTGGGAGATTGTGTTGAGGCTGAAAGACAGAAAGCAGGGAAGTTAGTCTTTAATGTGAAAataacttcataaattaatttaaagtatGTTATAATAGACAACAATTGTATTCTTGCAAAACTGAACATGAAATATCCTACAATGTTACAGATTGTTTGTAAAGTTCTGCTCTTCAATAATGGAACAGTACTTATAAATGTAATTGTTATGGGCATCGGTTTTGTGTGTCTGCATTAAAAGTCCTCTTGCAGTACACTTCTTTTAAGTGGTGCAGCAGCATACTGTTGTTAACTGAGCTGCAGACTAACATACAGTGGAACAACCTATAGCAAGAAAACCAGAGCTTGTTTCTGCTATTCCATTCTAAATTGAATAGTATATACAAGTACTTTACAGTTTTAAATTAGACTGTTGATCTTAAGTACTTAATCCTTTTCAAGTTTCAATCGTATATTCCAAACTACAAATATGGTAGGTGGTGATCTGCAACGCATTGGCGAGAAACAACACAACATTAAATGAGAAATACGAGGGTTCGACACCATAGTTTAAGTTCCATTTATCCTCTTCTAGAAAACTGTATCATCTCAGATACACAGTCAATAAATGTGCTGCAGTTGGCACAAATAGTGTCTGTTAATTTGCCCTGAGGGGGATTTCCTGTTAAAGATTGTGAATTCCCACATTACTCATCAATGCTTTTCAATTCAGCAGTGCCAGAGGGTTTAGTGTACGGCATTACAGGAATAGTGGCTTTACTTATTTAGAACGTCACAGCTTTTGATTGCCAGTAATAGGCAAAGAGATGATTTGACAAATGATTCATACCTTTACTgaatatgtttgaaaaaaaaaaaaaaaaaaaaaccctgttggtTAACTTCCCACTAAAAGTTTTTTTGGTCTTTaatcaatgttatttttttattttttttattttttttaattgtgtgaaTTGTGTGTATGTAATAGGACTTTGAAGCTGTACTCATACAGTATCACCACAAAAAAACCAACACGTGTGCAAAGCAGGAAGGTTGTGGGGTCAGCCCTCAAGCTCTACTTTTACTACAGTCAAGAGAGCAGCAGCAAATACATACTTCTGTAGAGTCCAGTTCACTGTTGCACAGGGACTATTTACAGAATCTTTCACATGGCAACTCCTGATAAAAGCTATAAAGAACTTGGGTTCTATAACTACTGTTTTTTTCCCAGTGCATGATACACTTAATTTATTATCTTTGAAATGAAATAAGATTAAAAATGTGCTGAATGATATCACTATATACAAGTTATGAAGCGACCTCCTACTCTACAAAGTCACTGGACAAGTTATCAGTGGGATTGAATTAGGACCATTGTACATACAGTACCACACATACAGAGCCTAACATATGGCTGTGGGATTAACatcagtacaaaaaaaacaccacatcgCAGCTTTAGTGTCTAAAAGAGATTATCACAAATTCATGTGATGACTCAGTCCAGTTTCATGACTCTTggacaaaggatttaaaaaaatatatacatattaaatgtcaattgtacatatatatatatatatatatatatatacacacacacacacacacaaatacagggcGATTAGAatgtaagtttaccacatcaacacatacataattatatattttcacCTTTTTTAGTAATGAATTACTCACATTTAAAGACCTAAAAGGATAAAGAAAAATCCTTTGTGTGTACGGCCAAACCTATTCTTTGCAGCTGCTAGAGTAAGCTTATTGATAATTATACTACTGAACAAATCCACCTAATGCAGAGACACTTGTTTCAACGTTACGTACCTTTTGGCCAGCACCTCACTTGCTATAGAAACTTTTTATAAACTTACCAGAAGTAGCAGTAGCTTTAGTAGCAGGATGAGCTGTTGTGCCTGGTAAAGAAGAAATGACTTTACTTTTATCAGGTATTCTTACAGACCTTATTACAATTCTCATAAGTTTAAATATGCAGGTGTATTGCACTATATGTTCAATACACTGTACCATGTATCACTCTTCacaaacatgtttaaatgatctcagctacaaaaaaaaaaaaaaagtaaatattttttattggacTTTGTGGCACTGGAAACTATTActgcaaataagaaaatatatcaaaatgTCTCTAGTTTTCCTACGGAATT from the Acipenser ruthenus chromosome 9, fAciRut3.2 maternal haplotype, whole genome shotgun sequence genome contains:
- the LOC117405744 gene encoding sialomucin core protein 24 isoform X3, with translation MKLNCVCVCVSGLLLVLCLSVFCEPCSTFKDCHTCTNQTGCFWMDCINVTAPVCGNNTQLNASQCNKTGCGGTTAHPATKATATSASTQSPNTTANGTTPHTPSNTTVVPPTNTTNPAKTSAASASTTASPRTGSRFDAGSFIGGMLLTLGMTAILFMGYKFSCVKREVQYRTIEEHDAII
- the LOC117405744 gene encoding sialomucin core protein 24 isoform X1; amino-acid sequence: MKLNCVCVCVSGLLLVLCLSVFCEPCSTFKDCHTCTNQTGCFWMDCINVTAPVCGNNTQLNASQCNKTGCGVTNENLLIFTLTVTPPPIGTTAHPATKATATSASTQSPNTTANGTTPHTPSNTTVVPPTNTTNPAKTSAASASTTASPRTGSRFDAGSFIGGMLLTLGMTAILFMGYKFSCVKREVQYRTIEEHDAII
- the LOC117405744 gene encoding sialomucin core protein 24 isoform X2: MKLNCVCVCVSGLLLVLCLSVFCEPCSTFKDCHTCTNQTGCFWMDCINVTAPVCGNNTQLNASQCNKTGCGVTPPPIGTTAHPATKATATSASTQSPNTTANGTTPHTPSNTTVVPPTNTTNPAKTSAASASTTASPRTGSRFDAGSFIGGMLLTLGMTAILFMGYKFSCVKREVQYRTIEEHDAII